A DNA window from Pyrus communis chromosome 3, drPyrComm1.1, whole genome shotgun sequence contains the following coding sequences:
- the LOC137728758 gene encoding uncharacterized protein produces MGERKVLNKYYPPDFDPSKLPRIRRPKNQQIKVRMMLPMSIRCNTCGNYIYKGTKFNSRKEDVVGETYLGIQIFRFYFKCTKCSAELAMKTDPQNSDYVVEAGATRNFEPWRNEDEEVDKEKQKRESEEMGDAMRALENRTQDSKREMDVMAALDEMKSMKSRHATVSVDAMLEALKQTSAQKEKRIEDEDEAVLKSIVFHNSKDYIKRIHDEDLDDEEDMIEPLSGNGETSTHKLKRQKLTQGLPSNPTDWLTKSSISDTSSNGGNRNTFKSSNVRVAVVKKPVVAEGKKPAEPEDKKQLGEEVQNSKNPNEKKQEGENKTSATTNVLQSLCQNYDSDDSDE; encoded by the exons ATGGGAGAACGTAAGGTTCTGAACAAGTACTATCCGCCGGACTTCGACCCTTCGAAGCTGCCCCGGATCAGGAGGCCGAAGAATCAACAGATAAAGGTGCGGATGATGCTTCCGATGAGCATTCGGTGCAACACCTGCGGCAATTACATCTACAAAGGCACCAAGTTCAATTCTCGCAAAGAAGATGTCGTTGGAGAG ACGTATTTGGGAATTCAAATATTCAGATTTTACTTCAAATGTACCAAGTGCTCTGCGGAACTCGCGATGAAGACAGACCCACAGAATTCTGACTATGTTGTTGAGGCTGGTGCGACGCGTAATTTTGAACCCTGGCGCAATGAAGATGAG gaAGTAGATAAGGAGAAACAGAAAAGGGAGTCTGAAGAAATGGGAGATGCTATGAGAGCCTTGGAGAACAGAACACAGGATTCAAAGAGAGAGATGGACGTCATGGCTGCTTTGGATGAGATGAAGTCCATGAAG TCCAGGCATGCAACTGTGAGTGTGGATGCTATGTTGGAGGCTTTGAAACAAACTTCTGCCCAAAAG GAAAAAAGGATTGAAGACGAGGATGAAGCAGTCCTAAAATCAATCGTATTCCAT AACTCAAAAGATTATATTAAAAGGATTCATGATGAAGATTTGgatgatgaagaagatatgattGAGCCTTTAAGTGGCAACGGCGAAACATCAACCCATAAATTGAAG CGGCAAAAGCTTACTCAAGGGCTTCCTAGCAATCCGACAGATTGGTTGACAAAAAGCAGTATTTCTGATACCTCAAGCAACGGAG GGAATCGAAATACTTTCAAGTCTTCGAACGTTAGGGTTGCTGTAGTTAAGAAACCAGTTGTGGCTGAAGGTAAAAAGCCGGCAGAACCAGAAGACAAGAAACAATTGGGAGAGGaggttcaaaattcaaaaaacccaAATGAGAAGAAACAAGAGG
- the LOC137729336 gene encoding bystin-like isoform X2 → MVRVLDCRNQGGGGLNVPVSIAEKASPAAAAASMGKKRQRERHQNPEPFLAEENGSVASKKRTKSKQHQQEEKLISSGMSSKILKQALAQQREIEDEENRAQNPNNSLLDVSEEPRKEEADGEEEDIDDFGGFSETQSRFDGYEESDEHGEKLLNEIDEHDEKILEQFLSKNAGPQRTLADLIVARIKEKDSNVGSDARPLPKLDTSVIDLYRGVGKFLNKYTAGKIPKAFKHIPSVPRWEDVLYLTEPENWSPNAMYQATRIFASNLGKEKVERFYKLVLLPRVREDIRKHKRLHFALYQSLKKSLYKPAAFFIGILFPLCESGTCNLREAVIFGSIIQKVSIPPLHSSVALMKLAEMKYCGTTSYFIKLLLDKKYALPYRVLDALVAHFMRFMEETRVMPVIWHQSLLTFVQRYKNELQKEDKDNLRNLLETQKHYLVTPEIRRELDNSRNRGEKEDDLMSIASPVGVINKPFEEDWFDIPDVPMEDD, encoded by the exons ATGGTTAGGGTTTTAGACTGCAGAAATCAAGGTGGCGGGGGTTTAAACGTTCCAGTTTCAATAGCAGAAAAAGCTTCACCTGCAGCTGCAGCAGCATCAATGGGGAAGAAGAGGCAGAGGGAGAGGCATCAGAATCCGGAGCCTTTCCTCGCTGAAGAAAATGGCTCCGTCGCCTCCAAGAAGCGGACCAAGTCGAAGCAGCACCAGCAGGAGGAGAAGCTCATATCTTCCGGAATGAGCTCCAAGATCCTCAAGCAGGCTCTGGCTCAGCAGCGGGAGATTGAGGACGAGGAGAACCGCGCCCAAAACCCTAATAATTCGTTGCTGGATGTATCGGAAGAGCCGCGGAAGGAGGAGGCCGACGGCGAAGAGGAAGACATCGATGATTTCGGTGGATTCTCCGAAACGCAGAGCCGTTTTGACGGTTATGAA GAGAGTGATGAACATGGTGAGAAGCTATTAAATGAGATTGATGAACATGATGAGAAGATATTGGAGCAATTCTTGTCAAAGAATGCCGGTCCGCAGCGTACATTGGCTGACCTCATTGTTGCAAGAATTAAAGAGAAAGATTCAAATGTCGGCTCAG ATGCGAGGCCCTTGCCCAAATTGGATACCTCCGTCATTGATTTGTATAGGGG GGTTGGTAAGTTTCTTAATAAGTACACTGCGGGGAAGATTCCCAAGGCATTCAAACACATCCCTTCAGTGCCACGATGGGAGGATGTCCTATATTTGACTGAGCCTGAGAATTGGTCACCAAATGCAATGTATCAGGCTACGAGAatttttgcttccaatttgggTAAGGAGAAGGTAGAACGTTTCTACAAGCTTGTGTTGCTCCCAAGGGTGAGAGAAGACATCCGCAAGCATAAGCGCTTGCATTTTGCACTATATCAATCTTTGAAGAAGTCTTTGTACAAGCCTGCTGCCTTTTTTATAGGAATACTGTTTCCCTTGTGTGAG TCAGGGACATGTAATCTAAGAGAAGCTGTTATTTTTGGGAGCATTATTCAGAAGGTCTCCATTCCTCCACTTCATTCTAG TGTTGCATTAATGAAGCTTGCAGAAATGAAGTACTGTGGCACAACGAG TTATTTTATAAAGCTTCTTTTGGATAAAAAGTATGCCTTGCCATATCGCGTACTGGACGCTCTTGTTGCacattttatgagatttatggAGGAAACAAGAGTAATGCCTGTGATATGGCACCAGTCACTTCTTACATTTGTGCAAAG GTACAAAAATGAATTGCAAAAGGAGGACAAAGATAATCTCAGAAATCTTCTTGAAACGCAAAAACACTATTTG GTAACCCCTGAAATAAGAAGGGAACTAGATAACAGCCGCAATCGTGGTGAGAAAGAGGACGATCTCATGTCAATTG CTTCTCCGGTTGGTGTGATCAATAAACCTTTCGAAGAGGATTGGTTCGACATCCCAGATGTGCCTATGGAGGACGACTAG
- the LOC137729336 gene encoding bystin-like isoform X1 — MVRVLDCRNQGGGGLNVPVSIAEKASPAAAAASMGKKRQRERHQNPEPFLAEENGSVASKKRTKSKQHQQEEKLISSGMSSKILKQALAQQREIEDEENRAQNPNNSLLDVSEEPRKEEADGEEEDIDDFGGFSETQSRFDGYEFQESDEHGEKLLNEIDEHDEKILEQFLSKNAGPQRTLADLIVARIKEKDSNVGSDARPLPKLDTSVIDLYRGVGKFLNKYTAGKIPKAFKHIPSVPRWEDVLYLTEPENWSPNAMYQATRIFASNLGKEKVERFYKLVLLPRVREDIRKHKRLHFALYQSLKKSLYKPAAFFIGILFPLCESGTCNLREAVIFGSIIQKVSIPPLHSSVALMKLAEMKYCGTTSYFIKLLLDKKYALPYRVLDALVAHFMRFMEETRVMPVIWHQSLLTFVQRYKNELQKEDKDNLRNLLETQKHYLVTPEIRRELDNSRNRGEKEDDLMSIASPVGVINKPFEEDWFDIPDVPMEDD, encoded by the exons ATGGTTAGGGTTTTAGACTGCAGAAATCAAGGTGGCGGGGGTTTAAACGTTCCAGTTTCAATAGCAGAAAAAGCTTCACCTGCAGCTGCAGCAGCATCAATGGGGAAGAAGAGGCAGAGGGAGAGGCATCAGAATCCGGAGCCTTTCCTCGCTGAAGAAAATGGCTCCGTCGCCTCCAAGAAGCGGACCAAGTCGAAGCAGCACCAGCAGGAGGAGAAGCTCATATCTTCCGGAATGAGCTCCAAGATCCTCAAGCAGGCTCTGGCTCAGCAGCGGGAGATTGAGGACGAGGAGAACCGCGCCCAAAACCCTAATAATTCGTTGCTGGATGTATCGGAAGAGCCGCGGAAGGAGGAGGCCGACGGCGAAGAGGAAGACATCGATGATTTCGGTGGATTCTCCGAAACGCAGAGCCGTTTTGACGGTTATGAA TTTCAGGAGAGTGATGAACATGGTGAGAAGCTATTAAATGAGATTGATGAACATGATGAGAAGATATTGGAGCAATTCTTGTCAAAGAATGCCGGTCCGCAGCGTACATTGGCTGACCTCATTGTTGCAAGAATTAAAGAGAAAGATTCAAATGTCGGCTCAG ATGCGAGGCCCTTGCCCAAATTGGATACCTCCGTCATTGATTTGTATAGGGG GGTTGGTAAGTTTCTTAATAAGTACACTGCGGGGAAGATTCCCAAGGCATTCAAACACATCCCTTCAGTGCCACGATGGGAGGATGTCCTATATTTGACTGAGCCTGAGAATTGGTCACCAAATGCAATGTATCAGGCTACGAGAatttttgcttccaatttgggTAAGGAGAAGGTAGAACGTTTCTACAAGCTTGTGTTGCTCCCAAGGGTGAGAGAAGACATCCGCAAGCATAAGCGCTTGCATTTTGCACTATATCAATCTTTGAAGAAGTCTTTGTACAAGCCTGCTGCCTTTTTTATAGGAATACTGTTTCCCTTGTGTGAG TCAGGGACATGTAATCTAAGAGAAGCTGTTATTTTTGGGAGCATTATTCAGAAGGTCTCCATTCCTCCACTTCATTCTAG TGTTGCATTAATGAAGCTTGCAGAAATGAAGTACTGTGGCACAACGAG TTATTTTATAAAGCTTCTTTTGGATAAAAAGTATGCCTTGCCATATCGCGTACTGGACGCTCTTGTTGCacattttatgagatttatggAGGAAACAAGAGTAATGCCTGTGATATGGCACCAGTCACTTCTTACATTTGTGCAAAG GTACAAAAATGAATTGCAAAAGGAGGACAAAGATAATCTCAGAAATCTTCTTGAAACGCAAAAACACTATTTG GTAACCCCTGAAATAAGAAGGGAACTAGATAACAGCCGCAATCGTGGTGAGAAAGAGGACGATCTCATGTCAATTG CTTCTCCGGTTGGTGTGATCAATAAACCTTTCGAAGAGGATTGGTTCGACATCCCAGATGTGCCTATGGAGGACGACTAG